DNA from Aggregatimonas sangjinii:
CAAAGTGCAGATTTTAAAATTGTTGCAGCAGATTGCCCATACAACCCAAAAAACCATACTTTTTACCAGTCATGAAATCGAAATGGCCATACAACTTTGCGATAAATTGTTGTTACTAGATGGTAAAACCAATCCTTTCGGAAGCCCTGAATCGTTGATCAAAGAGAATGCTTTTGACGCCTTGTTCCCCAGTGATACGCTCGTCTTTAATTCGGAAACCAGGTCATTTCAAATTAAGAAATAATGCCTTCCGAATCTAGAGCCGACTTCAATAAAATATTCAAGGGCAATCTTGTATCTTTACCTCGAACATTTTAGCACATAAATGAACGCGTACCTTATATATCTTATCATCGGACTAGTATGTCTTGCCATAGGCTATTTCTTGGGCAATTACATCCAAAATCTGAAAACGAAATCGAGTCAAAGTGCCTTGGAGGAACGCGAACTGCAGTTGCGCGGCAATCTATCCGTTCTGGAGACGAAATTGATGGATAGCGAAGATTATAAATCACAGCTGCAACGCGAAAAAGAAGCCTTGGGCAACCAAATCGTTCGTTACGAGGCCGATATGGAAAACCTTCAACTAAAAAATCGGGAGCAGAAAGAAGAGGTCGAAAAATTACAGGAAAAATTCACCAAGGAGTTCGAAAATCTTGCCAACAAGATTTTGGAGGAGAAAAGTTTAAAATTTACCGAACGTAACGAAAAAAACATCAAGGATATCCTCTCCCCTTTAAATGAAAAGATTCAATTGTTCGAAAAGAAGGTCGAAGAAAGTCAAAAAGAGAATATCAGCATACATTCCGCCCTGCGGGAACAATTATTGAACCTCCAAACGCAAAATCTTAAAATTACCCAGGAAGCCGAAAATTTGACCAAGGCTTTAAAAGGTGATAGTAAAATGCAGGGGAATTGGGGAGAACTGGTTTTGGAGCGTGTGCTCGAAAAATCAGGCTTGGAAAAAGACCGTGAATATACCGTACAACAAAGTTTTACCTTGGCCGACGGCAGCAGGGTACTGCCCGATGTAATCATACACCTACCCGACGGCAAAAAAATGGTGGTGGATTCAAAGGTATCCTTAACCGATTACGAACGATATATCAATGCCGAAGACGAGCTGAAAGATAAATTTCTAAAAGATCATATCAATTCCCTTCGCAGGCATGTGGACCAACTTTCCGCCAAAAAATACGAGGACCTTTATGAAATGGAAAGTCCAGATTTCGTACTGATGTTCGTGCCGATAGAGCCTGCATTTGCCATTGCGATCAATAATGATAATTCGCTGTATAACAAGGCATTCGAAAAAAATATTGTTATCGTGACACCCTCCACCCTCTTGGCGACCTTGCGCACTATCGACAGTATGTGGAACAACGAAAAGCAACAACGCAATGCCATTGAAATTGCAAGACAGGCCGGCGCGCTCTATGATAAGTTCGAAGGTTTCGTATCGGACTTGACCAAAGTCGGGAAAAAGATGGATGATGCCAAAGATGAATACAAAGGCGCTATGAACAAGCTCGTAGAAGGACGCGGAAATATCGTTACCAGTATCGAAAAATTGAAAAAAATGGGTGCGAAGGCCAAGAAATCGATTCCTGAACCTATTTTGAAACGTGCGCAGGACAGCGACCTGCTTGCGGATGAAAAAGGTGCTGCAGAAGAACCCCGTTTGAACTTGTAAAGGAAAAATTGACATAAGCAAACGACCGCGGGGCAAGCCTGACGGCAGTCAAGTTTAAATCTCGATTATCGAGTAAATTCTTAAATTCAGAGAAACCATGAAAAAGGTATTGGGAATAGGCGTTGTAGGGATTATCGGAATTATGTTGGCGTATTATGCGTTTGTCTATTTCGTGACCTACAGCGAAGGAACACGCTCCGGGGAATTGATCAAAATCAGTCACAAGGGTGTGATTGTCAAAACCTGGGAAGGTGAAATCAGTCAAGGTATTTCCGGCGCCCAGATTTTCACTTTTTCGGTATTGGACAAAGACCAGGAGGTCATCGATAAATTACAGGAATATCAGGGGCAATATGTCAAGCTTGACTATGTGGAACGTTATGCCACATTTTTCTGGCTTGGCGACACCAAGTACTTTATCACAAAGGTTACTAAGGAGAAGTCACCTCATTTTAGGAATTGATCAAAGGAGCTGGGAGTTACGAGGTTTGAAGTACGAAGTTGGAAGTTGGAAGTGCACGGTATGAAATAAAAAAAAATCTTGCACAATCAGTATACTATCCTGAATAAATTAAATTCTCAAACTATTTTGAATTCCTGAACTCATTCCCATTTTTTAGTCCTTTTGTAAGAGGTAGTCTTGATGCACAAAACTTGAATAAGATACCATGAAGCAATTTAAAACAGCAGCGGAATCACGACTTTCCATAACGGAGCTGATGGTTCCCTCCCACTCCAATTTTGGGGGTAAAGTGCATGGCGGTCATATTCTGAGCCTAATGGATCAAATTGCGTTTGCTTGCGCCTCAAAACATTCGCAACGCTATTGCGTTACCGCCTCGGTAAACCGTGTTGATTTCTTACATCCGGTAGAAGTGGGCGATTTATTGACCTTGAAAGCATCTATCAACTATACGGGCCGTACCTCTATGGTTGTAGGAGTTCGGGTTGAATCGCAACATGTTACGACCGGAAAAAAACGGCATTGCAACTCTTCATATTTTACCATGGTCGCCAAAGACGAGAATGGTAAAAATATAGCCGTACCCGGTTTGCTGATTCAAGACGAACAGGGCGTTCGGCGCTTTGCCAGAAGTAAATTTCGAAAAGAGGCCGCATTTCAGCGGGATACCCAATTCGACTCAAGTAGCTTTAATGCTGCCGATTACATTCGCCACCTGACCACAGAAAACGTTCAAGTACATCTTAAATAAGAGTTGCTGCCGCTTCGTCTAAAAACCAGACCAAATTATTGGATTCAGGCGCTACCAAGCTAGCGGGATACATTTTTGCTTTATCGTTTTTATTGTGGATTTCACCCACCTTTTCCGCTTTGCCCTCCCCTGTGACGAGAAAGACAACGTTTTTGGCGTTGTTGATGATTTGTCCGCTAATGGTGATACGTCGCTGCCCTGAGTCGGGGTGTGTTGCCACTTCGCAATATTGTTCTGAATCCCATAAATCGATTTCATGTGGAAAAATAGAAGCGGTATGCCCATCATCACCCATTCCCAAGATGACCAAATCAAATTGTGGTATTCCGTTTGATTTAGGGAGGTTTTCGTCCAATACATCGGCATAGCGGACGGCCTCCTCTTTTGGTATGTTTTCCCCTTTTATACGGTGGATGTTTTCCTTGGGGATATCGATTTTCGAAATTAAGTGTTCTACCGTCATTTTATAGTTGCTATCATCATCGGTAGGTGCAACACAGCGTTCATCGCCCCAATACAGGTGCACGCCATGCCAATCGATATCCGATTGAAAATTGGCAGCTAGTTCGTCGAATACTACCTTGGGCGTACTACCCCCCGAAAGCGCGATATGCGAAGTCTCTTCAGAAGCCAGTAGTATCGCCAAATAGCGTGAAAAGTTGGAAGCTACCTCTTGCTTTGTGTTATAAGTTTTAATTCTCATTTTTTCATTATTAAAAGCGAACCAAAATTAGCTGTTTGTTAGGGACACGTCTTTGCGAGGAGCTTTTTTGCGACGAAGCAATCCGTTGAAGTCAATTTAAAATTAAAAAATAGCACACTTCCCTATTTTATAGGCATCAAAGGTAGTTTGCTTCGTCGCATCAAACTTTTAGGTTCTCGAACTTATAGCAATGCTTCTCGCAAAGACGCATTTTCAATTCTAATAAACACCTCTAATTCCTCCATACATTTCTCACATCCAACATCTCATATCCCCTAGCATATCACACAAAATCCAGGGTCATCGGCCAAATTTGATCCAGGGTTACGCCACCTGCCGATGCCTTCGATAAGCTCGTCCGCATTCTCAGGTCCCCAGACACCAGCTGAATAACCATAAACCCGAACATCCTCATTGTCCTTCCAATAATCTAAAATAGGATCCACAAAGGCCCAAGCTGCCTCGACTTCATCAGCTCGCGCATATAATGTTGGATCGCCCTGCATGGCATCTAAAAGCAATCGCTCATAGGCTTCCATCACATGGGTTTCCGTTAGGCTAGAGTAATAGAAATCCAAATTGGCCCGTTCTACTTTAAATCCTTGTCCAGGAACTTTTACACCGAACTTGATCAAAACACCTTCATCCGGTTGAATACGGATAATCAACTTGTTGTCCTTCTGGTCCATGCCGGAATCTTTGAATATCTGATGGTGCGGCGATTTAAAGTGGATGACCACTTCGGTGACCTTGGTAGGCATCCGTTTGGCGGTGCGTACATAAAAGGGCACATCGGCCCACCGCCAATTATCGACAAAGAATTTAAGCGCAGCATAGGTCTCTGTGGTCGAATCGGCATCCACGCCCTCTTCTTCCCGATACCCATTTACTTTCTTTCCATCAATAACAGAACTGATATACTGCGCACGAATGGTATTTTCATGTAAGGTCTTCTCGTCGGTCATTATCCGCAGCGACTTTAACGCTTTCAGTTTCTCATTACGTATTTGTTCCGCATCGGCGCTTAATGGAGGCTCCATAACAATCAGGGCCACAATTTGTAGTAGGTGACTCTGGAACATATCACGTAAGGCACCGGACTTGTCGTAATACCCGCCGCGTTTTTCCACGCCCCCACTTTCCGCATTTGTAATCTCTACATAATGGATGTAATTCCTGTTCCACAACGGTTCGAAAATACTATTGGCGAAACGGGTTACCAGAAGGTTTTGTACGGTCTCCTTGCCCAGATAATGATCAATACGATAAATTTGCGATTCTTTAAAATAGCGTTGTAGGGTAGCGTTGAGTTCTTTGGCTGTTTTCAGGTCATAGCCGAAAGGCTTCTCTACAATCAATCGGCGCCAGCCTTTGTCCTCTTTATGAAGTCCTTGTTTATGTAGGTTATTCGAGATCATTTCGTGTGCAGAAGGCGGTACAGAGAGGTAAAAGATAAAGTTGCCCTCAGTATCGTGTTCGGAATCCAACTGTGTAATGCGCTTGTTCAACTTTGAATAATCGGTGTCCTCTGCACTGCTTAATTCATGGTAGAACATACGAGCGGTGAATTCTGCGATAAATTTTTTATCCTCATCCACCAACTTCTCCTTAAGGTGTTTGCTTTCGGTAATTACGTTTTTCCGAAACTCCTCGTCGGACCAAGATGAACGACTGGCGCCTAACACCACGAAATTTTCGGGCAAATGGCCTCCTTTGGCCAGATTTAGAATAGCTGGTATTAATTTTCGTGCGGTAAGATCTCCGGAAGCCCCGAAGATGACCAAGAGTTGGTTCTGTGTTTTCGTCATAGTGTTATTTTCTTTTTCAAATAGTCCTTATTAAAGGAAATCATTTGGCATCAACATCCAAATCACATTTATGAGACGGCGACTTTGTGGCCATTGGACTTTGCATTTTTAAATATAGCCAACCAAAAGGAGTTTACAAGCCGCATTTCAAGTAAAACCCGATATTTTCATTTATTTTTGAGTGAAACGGTTTTTGAAAACGAAATGTTACAATAATGTAGAATTTCTGGAAAGATTGTCGCTGTTGCAAACCAACGGGCAAGTGTACTGAATCCGGAAAAATGTTTAGGTATAAATAATGCTGACATAAAAAATTTAACATGAAGAATATGTATGATTTTGGATTGATAGGTCTTGGTGTAATGGGACGTAATTTTATTTTAAATGTGGCCGATAACGGATTTAG
Protein-coding regions in this window:
- the rmuC gene encoding DNA recombination protein RmuC — encoded protein: MNAYLIYLIIGLVCLAIGYFLGNYIQNLKTKSSQSALEERELQLRGNLSVLETKLMDSEDYKSQLQREKEALGNQIVRYEADMENLQLKNREQKEEVEKLQEKFTKEFENLANKILEEKSLKFTERNEKNIKDILSPLNEKIQLFEKKVEESQKENISIHSALREQLLNLQTQNLKITQEAENLTKALKGDSKMQGNWGELVLERVLEKSGLEKDREYTVQQSFTLADGSRVLPDVIIHLPDGKKMVVDSKVSLTDYERYINAEDELKDKFLKDHINSLRRHVDQLSAKKYEDLYEMESPDFVLMFVPIEPAFAIAINNDNSLYNKAFEKNIVIVTPSTLLATLRTIDSMWNNEKQQRNAIEIARQAGALYDKFEGFVSDLTKVGKKMDDAKDEYKGAMNKLVEGRGNIVTSIEKLKKMGAKAKKSIPEPILKRAQDSDLLADEKGAAEEPRLNL
- a CDS encoding 6-phosphogluconate dehydrogenase, with the protein product MKKVLGIGVVGIIGIMLAYYAFVYFVTYSEGTRSGELIKISHKGVIVKTWEGEISQGISGAQIFTFSVLDKDQEVIDKLQEYQGQYVKLDYVERYATFFWLGDTKYFITKVTKEKSPHFRN
- a CDS encoding acyl-CoA thioesterase; this translates as MKQFKTAAESRLSITELMVPSHSNFGGKVHGGHILSLMDQIAFACASKHSQRYCVTASVNRVDFLHPVEVGDLLTLKASINYTGRTSMVVGVRVESQHVTTGKKRHCNSSYFTMVAKDENGKNIAVPGLLIQDEQGVRRFARSKFRKEAAFQRDTQFDSSSFNAADYIRHLTTENVQVHLK
- the pgl gene encoding 6-phosphogluconolactonase; this translates as MRIKTYNTKQEVASNFSRYLAILLASEETSHIALSGGSTPKVVFDELAANFQSDIDWHGVHLYWGDERCVAPTDDDSNYKMTVEHLISKIDIPKENIHRIKGENIPKEEAVRYADVLDENLPKSNGIPQFDLVILGMGDDGHTASIFPHEIDLWDSEQYCEVATHPDSGQRRITISGQIINNAKNVVFLVTGEGKAEKVGEIHNKNDKAKMYPASLVAPESNNLVWFLDEAAATLI
- the zwf gene encoding glucose-6-phosphate dehydrogenase, producing the protein MTKTQNQLLVIFGASGDLTARKLIPAILNLAKGGHLPENFVVLGASRSSWSDEEFRKNVITESKHLKEKLVDEDKKFIAEFTARMFYHELSSAEDTDYSKLNKRITQLDSEHDTEGNFIFYLSVPPSAHEMISNNLHKQGLHKEDKGWRRLIVEKPFGYDLKTAKELNATLQRYFKESQIYRIDHYLGKETVQNLLVTRFANSIFEPLWNRNYIHYVEITNAESGGVEKRGGYYDKSGALRDMFQSHLLQIVALIVMEPPLSADAEQIRNEKLKALKSLRIMTDEKTLHENTIRAQYISSVIDGKKVNGYREEEGVDADSTTETYAALKFFVDNWRWADVPFYVRTAKRMPTKVTEVVIHFKSPHHQIFKDSGMDQKDNKLIIRIQPDEGVLIKFGVKVPGQGFKVERANLDFYYSSLTETHVMEAYERLLLDAMQGDPTLYARADEVEAAWAFVDPILDYWKDNEDVRVYGYSAGVWGPENADELIEGIGRWRNPGSNLADDPGFCVIC